GGAGTACCTCTTTTTCGTGCTCCAGCCGATTCTGACCGCGCTCGTGTTGGTTCTGGTGGGGTTTCGGCTGTCGGCGTCCGATCGGTCGTCGAGAGTGGAACTGAGGTTACCGAGACGACATCGCATCGCCGGCGCAACTGCCGGCCTCGCCGTCACCGTTGTCGGCTGGGCGCTGCTGGGGCCGGGCTCGACCGAGACCTACTACCTCGGCGCGCTGCTGTTGTGGGCCGGCCCGATCCTCGCCCTTCAGTGGGCCGTCGGCGCAACCTACCTCTGGGCGAACCGACGGCTCGTCGCGCTCGCGATCGGACTCCCGACGCTCTACCTCTGGCTCGCCGACCGGATCGCCCTCGAGCGGGGGCTCTGGCACATTTCCGAAACGCACACGACCGGCTACGCGCTCGCCGGGTTGCCGCTCGAGGAGGCGCTCTTCTTCCTGGTGACGAACGCCTTCGTGGTCCAGGGGATCGTCCTCTACGCGTGGGTGGTCGAGCGGGCGGACGAACTGCCCTCGCTCGTTGATCTCAGACGGATGGGGCGCCGCTCGAGTTGGCTGGCGCAGAAGGTTCAGAGGGAGCGAGAGCCGGAGCCAGAACCAGAATTGGAACCGGAACCGAACCCCGACGCGGACCTGACCGATGCTCCCTGACGCGGCGAACCGGGCGACACCGGAGACGGGGGCGGCGACTGCCCGCCGACGAGCGGCGTATGCGAGCCACGCTGCGGGACTGTTCACAATCATTTTTGGGCTCACGATCGGCGTCACGGGCGACTCGATCCCGCTGGCCTACCAGTACGCGCCGCTGGCCGCCAGCGTCGTCGTGCTGGGGCTCCCTCACGGCGCCGTCGACCACCTCGTCCTGCCGCGTTCGCGGGGACGCCCCGTCACGTCGCGAGCGCTGGCGGCCGTCGGAGGCTGCTATCTCGCGATCGGCGGCGCCTACGCGGCTCTCTGGTTCGTCGCCCCCGCGGTCTCGTTCGCGCTGTTCATCCTCCTCACGCTCGTCCACTGGGGTCAGGGCGACGTCTACGCGCTGTGCGAACTGACCGACGTTAGCTATCTCGAGACGCCCGCTCACAAGGGACTCGCGCTCGTCGTCCGCGGCGGCCTCCCGATGCTCGTGCCGCTCGTCGCCTTCCCCGACCAGTACGCGTTCGTCGCGGGCACCCTCGTCGGCCTGTTCGACCCCGGCGCGGCGGCCGCGCTCGAGGGCGCGTTCCGGCCGACGGTTCGATACGCTGTGGCCGTCGGCTTCGGGGCGCTCATCGCCGCGACGCTCGCGCTCGGCTACCGCCGGACGGACGCCCTCGAGCCCTGGCTGATCGACGCGGGCGAGACGCTCGGCCTCACGGCCTTCTTCGCCGCCGTGCCGCCGATCCTCGCGATCGGCCTCTACTTCACCGGCTGGCACTCGGTGCGGCACATCGTTCGGACGCTGCTGATCGACGACGCCGCAGTCGCGGCGCTGGCCGACGGCGACGCTCGGGGCGCGATCGGTCGCTTCGCGCGCGACGCCGCGCCGTTGACGGCCGGGTCACTGGTCGTCTTCGCCGCGCTGGCGGTCGCCGTCCCGCGGACGCCCGCGACCGTTCCCGACGCGGCCGCGCTGTATCTGGTCGGCGTCGCCGTGCTGACGCTGCCCCACGTCGTCGTGGTGTCGTTGCTGGATCTCGAGCAGGGACTGTGGACCGCGCGGTAGCGCGACCGACGCGTTCTGAGTGCGAATTTAAGTACGAACGAGCGACCAGCACGAGCGATGGTCGGGTCAGTTACGCCGGCGATAGCCGCGTCAGTCGCGCCGATCGATCTGGCCGCCGATCCGCGGCTGACGGCGCAGTTGCTGGCGTGGACGCTCGCCGGCTGTCTGCTCGGGAGCTGCAGCGGGCTCGTGCCGGGCCTGCACGCCAACAACTTCGCGCTCCTGCTGGCCGGCGTCGCGCCAGCGGTGCCGGGCCCGCCGCTGTTCGTCGGCTGCGCGATGCTCGCGGCCGGCGTCGTCCACACCTTCCTGAACGCCGTCCCCGCGATGGCGCTGGGCGTGCCGGACGCCGAGATGGCGATCACCGCACTCCCGGGCCACCGGATGGTCCTCGAGGGTCGGGGGTACGAGGCGATCCGCCTCTCCGCGCTGGGGAGTATCCTCGCCGTCCTCGCGGCCGTTCCGCTCGCGGTGCCGATCACGCGGGGCGTAACGGCCGTCTATCCGACAGTCCGGGCACACCTGTCGCTCGTACTGGCCGCGGTCGTCGTCGCGCTGATCGCCTCGGAGCGCACCTCGCGCCGGATGGTCGGCGGAACACTCTCGTTCGCGCTCGCCGCCGGCCTCGGCTGGCTCACGCTAGATCTCGAGCCGAACGCGCCCCTCGAGGCCGGCGGCACGCTCGCGCCGCTGTTCGCGGGTCTGTTCGGCGCGCCGGTGTTGATCGACGCGATTTTCGGGACCGGGATTCCGCCGCAGGAGGGTGACGGTATCGCGGCGTCGAAACGACTCGTCGGAACCACGGCTCTCGCAGGCGCGCTAGCGGGGGCCGTCGTCGGCTACATTCCGGGCGTCTCGGCGGCCATCGCCGCCGTCGCAGTGCTGGTGGTCGTCCCCGGCGGCGCCAGCGACCGCGGGTATATCGTCGCGACCAGCGGCGTTGACACGGCGAACACGATCTTCGCACTGTTCGCGCTGGTCGCTATCGGCCAGCCCCGGACCGGCGTGATGGTTGCCTTCGAGCGCGTGAACGCACCCCTCGAGTTGCCGATCCTGATCGCGAGCGTCGTAATCGCCGGCCTGCTGGGATTCGTCCTCGTGATCGTCGTCGGCGACGCCTACCTCGAGGTAGTCGGACGGCTCACCTACTGGAAGCTGTCGGCGGCCGTTCTGGCGCTGTTGCTGGTCCTCTCCCTGCTGTTTGCCGGTCCTATCGGCATCGCTATTTTCGTCGTCGCGACGGCGATCGGACTGGTTCCGGTCCGATTGCGGGCGCGGCGCGTGCACCTGATGGGCGTGCTGATCGGGCCGTTGCTCTTCGGGTTCTGAGACGACGGTTCCCGGTCGGCGCTACGCGTCGCCCGAGTCCGCCGTCCGCGCGGCCTCGACGAGCGACTCGACGCGCTCCCTCGAGACGGCGTTGGTCGTCTCGCCGCCTTCCTTGAGCGCCGTGCCGACGATGGCGCCGTCGGCGCCCGCCGCGACGCAGTCCGCGATCGTCTCGGGCGTGACGCCGCTGCCGACGATGACGGACGCCTCGCGACCTGCGAGCGCGTCGGCGACTCGCTCGACGTCCTCGAGCGACGTCTCGGCACCCGTCCCGGATCCGGAGACGATGACGCCGTCGGCTCGGCCGCGCCCAACCGTCTCGAGGGCGGCGTGCTCGATCTCGGTCTCGCCGATCGGCGTCGCGTGCTTGACGTGGACGTCCGCGAGGATCGCGACGTCGGCGTCGATCCGGTCGCGCAGCCGGACGGTCTCGTGGGCCCGTCCCTCGAGGACGCCCTGGTCCGTCGCGGCCGTCCCGACGTGGACGTTGACCCGGACGAACTCGGCGCCGGCGGCGGCCGCGATCGACAGCGCCGCCCCGGCGTCGTTTCGCAGGACGTTGATTCCCACCGGCACGTCGACGGCGTCGGTCACCGCGGACGCGACGGCGGTCATCTCCGCGACGACGTGATTCGGAACGGATTCGGGATAGAAGGGCGCGTCGCCGAAGTTCTCGAGGACGATGCCGTCGATGCCGCCTCCCTCGAGCCGGCGGGCGTCCTCGAGCGCGCGCTCCCGGATCGCCGCGCGGTCGCCGTCGAAGGCCGGCGCGCCGGGCAGCGCCGGCAGGTGTACCATCCCGAGGACGGGTCGGTCGACGTCGAATCGCTCGGCGAACGGCGTGACTGCGGTCATACCGGAGGTGGCACCTCGAGGTGGTTATACGATTCGTCGTCGCCTCGTCGGCGAATCCGCACTCCGCGCGACGGCTGCTACCGCGGACCGAACGAGATCGGCACGCAATCGCAAGCCGGCAAAGCCGTCGCCGTCCGCGGTCGTTTTTCGTCCCCCGTCACTACGATCGAACGCACATGTCTGACCTCTTTTCGGACCTCTCGCTTCGCGACCTCGAGGTACCCAACCGACTCGCGGTCTCCCCGATGTGTCAGTACACCTGCGACGCCGACGGGCTGCCGACCGAGTGGCACCGCGTCCACCTCGGCAGCCGCGCCGTCGGCGGCGCCGGAATCGTCATGACCGAGGCGACAGCCGTCGAACCGCGCGGTCGGATCACGCCCCACGACTTGGGCATCTGGAGCGACGAACACGCCGAGGCCCTCCAGCCGATCACCGAGTTCGTCCGCGACCAGGGCGGGGTGCCGGGCATCCAGCTCGCCCACGCGGGCCACAAGGCCAGCAAGACCCGCCCGTGGGACGGCAACGTCCCGATTGCGCCCGACGAGACCGACCCCGACGGCGCGGCGGGCTGGGAAGTGCTCTCCCCCTCGCCCGACGCCTACCCGCCGTTCCCGGGCGACCGGCCGGCGATGCGGAAGGCCGATCAGGACGACATCGAGGGCGTGATCGACGCCTACCGCGCCGCCGCCGAGCGCTCGCTCGAGGCCGGCTTCGAGATCGCCGAGGTGCACGCGGCCCACGGCTACCTGCTCCACGAGTTCCTCTCGCCGGTCACGAACGACCGCGACGACGACTACGGCGGGAGCTTCGAGAACCGGACGCGATTAGTTCGAGAAGTCGTGAAAGCCGTCCGCGACGTCTGGCCAGACGAGAAGCCGATCTTCGTCCGCATCTCCGGGACGGACTGGGTCGAGGATCGCGAATCGTGGGATATCGACCAGTCGGTGCGGCTGGCCGGCGACCTCGCCGAGCTGGGCGTCGACCTGCTCGACGTTAGCTCCGGCGGGCTCCATCCCGACCAGCAGGTTCCCGGCGGCCCGAACTTCCAGGTGCCGCTGGCGGAAGCGGTTCGCGAGGGCACCGACGATCTGGCCGTCGGCGCGGTCGGCGGCGTCACCGAACCCGAACAGGCCGACGCGCTCGTCCGCAACGGCCGTGCGGACCTCGTGCTGGTCGGTCGGGAGTTCCTGCGCGATCCCTACTTCGGGCTGCGCGCGGCCGGCGAACTCGAGGGTGACGCGGCGGAGAAGTGGCCGGTGCAGTACCGCCGGGCGGTGCAACGGTGATAGTCCGGGCGAGTACGGACGCCCGCTAAGTCCGCACGGCGGTCGCCGCCCGCCGACTCCGAGTCGTCGTCAGTCGTCTTTCCACTTGATCGAACAGCCCTGCGAGGGTTTCCACTCGAGGTCGACGTCCTCGCCGGCCAGCACGGAATCGATCGCCTCGCGGACGTGGAACCGCGTCGGTTCGTCGTCGGGGTTCAAGGCGTCGTCGAGTCGGCCCTGATAGACCAGGCGGAACTCGCCGTCTTCTCGAGCGAAGAGGAACGGATCGGGCGTACAGACCGCGCCGTATTCGGCGGCGACCGCTTGACTTTCGTCGCGGAGATAAGCGTTGTACTGGACGCGGCCGTCCTCGACGAACTCCTGCATCTTCTCGAAGGAGTCATCAGGGTACTCCTCGGCGTCGTTGGGATTGATCCCGACGACCGCGACCTCGTCGTACTCGTCGGCCAGTTCGTTCAGCAGGTCGAACTTCGCCTGCGCGTACGGACAGTGGTTACAGGTGAACACGACCAACAGCGCCTCGCTGTCGGCAAAGGACTCGAGCGTGTACGTCTCGCCGTCGACGCCCGGCAGCTCGAAGTCGGGCGCGGCGTCGCCGGCCTCGAGTTCGGTGTCGGACTCTTTCAGGACCATATCGGACCGTTCAATCCG
The DNA window shown above is from Halopiger xanaduensis SH-6 and carries:
- a CDS encoding BtpA/SgcQ family protein; translation: MTAVTPFAERFDVDRPVLGMVHLPALPGAPAFDGDRAAIRERALEDARRLEGGGIDGIVLENFGDAPFYPESVPNHVVAEMTAVASAVTDAVDVPVGINVLRNDAGAALSIAAAAGAEFVRVNVHVGTAATDQGVLEGRAHETVRLRDRIDADVAILADVHVKHATPIGETEIEHAALETVGRGRADGVIVSGSGTGAETSLEDVERVADALAGREASVIVGSGVTPETIADCVAAGADGAIVGTALKEGGETTNAVSRERVESLVEAARTADSGDA
- a CDS encoding Brp/Blh family beta-carotene 15,15'-dioxygenase; this translates as MLPDAANRATPETGAATARRRAAYASHAAGLFTIIFGLTIGVTGDSIPLAYQYAPLAASVVVLGLPHGAVDHLVLPRSRGRPVTSRALAAVGGCYLAIGGAYAALWFVAPAVSFALFILLTLVHWGQGDVYALCELTDVSYLETPAHKGLALVVRGGLPMLVPLVAFPDQYAFVAGTLVGLFDPGAAAALEGAFRPTVRYAVAVGFGALIAATLALGYRRTDALEPWLIDAGETLGLTAFFAAVPPILAIGLYFTGWHSVRHIVRTLLIDDAAVAALADGDARGAIGRFARDAAPLTAGSLVVFAALAVAVPRTPATVPDAAALYLVGVAVLTLPHVVVVSLLDLEQGLWTAR
- a CDS encoding NADH:flavin oxidoreductase/NADH oxidase, yielding MSDLFSDLSLRDLEVPNRLAVSPMCQYTCDADGLPTEWHRVHLGSRAVGGAGIVMTEATAVEPRGRITPHDLGIWSDEHAEALQPITEFVRDQGGVPGIQLAHAGHKASKTRPWDGNVPIAPDETDPDGAAGWEVLSPSPDAYPPFPGDRPAMRKADQDDIEGVIDAYRAAAERSLEAGFEIAEVHAAHGYLLHEFLSPVTNDRDDDYGGSFENRTRLVREVVKAVRDVWPDEKPIFVRISGTDWVEDRESWDIDQSVRLAGDLAELGVDLLDVSSGGLHPDQQVPGGPNFQVPLAEAVREGTDDLAVGAVGGVTEPEQADALVRNGRADLVLVGREFLRDPYFGLRAAGELEGDAAEKWPVQYRRAVQR
- a CDS encoding thioredoxin family protein — translated: MVLKESDTELEAGDAAPDFELPGVDGETYTLESFADSEALLVVFTCNHCPYAQAKFDLLNELADEYDEVAVVGINPNDAEEYPDDSFEKMQEFVEDGRVQYNAYLRDESQAVAAEYGAVCTPDPFLFAREDGEFRLVYQGRLDDALNPDDEPTRFHVREAIDSVLAGEDVDLEWKPSQGCSIKWKDD
- a CDS encoding tripartite tricarboxylate transporter permease yields the protein MVGSVTPAIAASVAPIDLAADPRLTAQLLAWTLAGCLLGSCSGLVPGLHANNFALLLAGVAPAVPGPPLFVGCAMLAAGVVHTFLNAVPAMALGVPDAEMAITALPGHRMVLEGRGYEAIRLSALGSILAVLAAVPLAVPITRGVTAVYPTVRAHLSLVLAAVVVALIASERTSRRMVGGTLSFALAAGLGWLTLDLEPNAPLEAGGTLAPLFAGLFGAPVLIDAIFGTGIPPQEGDGIAASKRLVGTTALAGALAGAVVGYIPGVSAAIAAVAVLVVVPGGASDRGYIVATSGVDTANTIFALFALVAIGQPRTGVMVAFERVNAPLELPILIASVVIAGLLGFVLVIVVGDAYLEVVGRLTYWKLSAAVLALLLVLSLLFAGPIGIAIFVVATAIGLVPVRLRARRVHLMGVLIGPLLFGF
- a CDS encoding lycopene cyclase domain-containing protein encodes the protein MSLSYLGFHAVFLCPPILVLGWLTYRRVGLSQTRRRWRRRVGTGLAIIVALAVVYTTPWTNLLIPRGVWWYGEGVVRGTIWHTPLEEYLFFVLQPILTALVLVLVGFRLSASDRSSRVELRLPRRHRIAGATAGLAVTVVGWALLGPGSTETYYLGALLLWAGPILALQWAVGATYLWANRRLVALAIGLPTLYLWLADRIALERGLWHISETHTTGYALAGLPLEEALFFLVTNAFVVQGIVLYAWVVERADELPSLVDLRRMGRRSSWLAQKVQREREPEPEPELEPEPNPDADLTDAP